One window from the genome of Bdellovibrio sp. NC01 encodes:
- a CDS encoding cation-translocating P-type ATPase: MEIVSSEKQSTDLQLIGMSCVNCAAKIEKTLNSFPNVKAQVNFATEQAHVEFTDGVANTDELLKAIREIGYQAFTIDEESSAAEIKERAQAEYRKDLTHFIVSAVLTLPFLFEMGMMFTGSHHMFLPAWLQLLLATPVQFWIGWRFYRGAYYALRNKSANMDVLVALGTSMAYLLSVIVILARWENYHLYFEASTAVITLILLGKLLESRAKGKTSEAVEGLVKLQPKTALREQDGNFVQVAIEELQPGDIVLVKNGEGIPVDGVVVDGASSVDESMLTGESMPVAKSKDDHVYAATINQDGLLKVQVTGVGAKTQLAQIIKIVTAAQGSKAPIQRLADKVSGIFVPVVVGIAVLTFIATWLILGDLQVAFVSAVSVLVIACPCALGLATPTAVVVGIGKAAQAGILFRDAKALELAEKIDVLVLDKTGTITEGKPVVTRIHLVSGARELDVLQIAASLENGSSHPLAHAILDRAKKNELSLLPIQNFTASQGHGIEGVVSGKKYRLGQAAWSADGAFLDQAVMGDLEASGNTIMVLSSEERILAYIGVADKIRQSSKAAIHALQSRGVKVIMLTGDNEGTAREIAKQAGLTDFKAGVKPSDKANVIVGLKRKKQIVAMVGDGVNDAPALAMADVSFSMSSGTDVAIETADVTLMKNDLQSVVHALHLSEVTLKKIRQNLFFAFIYNVLGIPLAAFGLLNPVIAGAAMAMSSVSVVSNSLLLKRYKLKE; this comes from the coding sequence ATGGAAATCGTTTCATCTGAAAAGCAAAGTACGGACTTACAACTGATCGGTATGTCGTGCGTGAATTGCGCGGCGAAAATTGAAAAAACGCTCAACTCATTCCCGAATGTAAAGGCGCAGGTCAATTTTGCGACAGAGCAAGCTCACGTCGAGTTCACAGATGGTGTTGCGAACACAGATGAACTTCTTAAAGCGATTCGTGAAATTGGTTATCAGGCTTTCACGATCGATGAAGAAAGCTCTGCCGCAGAAATCAAAGAGCGCGCTCAAGCAGAGTATCGTAAAGACCTAACACATTTCATAGTTTCAGCCGTGCTAACTTTGCCGTTTCTTTTTGAGATGGGCATGATGTTCACGGGCTCACATCATATGTTTTTGCCAGCATGGTTGCAGTTGTTGCTTGCAACCCCTGTGCAGTTTTGGATTGGCTGGCGTTTTTATCGCGGGGCTTATTATGCTCTTCGCAATAAGAGTGCAAATATGGACGTGTTAGTCGCATTGGGAACTTCGATGGCTTATTTGTTAAGCGTGATTGTGATCCTTGCACGTTGGGAAAATTATCACCTTTATTTTGAAGCCAGCACAGCTGTTATTACTTTAATTCTTTTAGGTAAACTTCTTGAAAGTCGCGCCAAAGGTAAAACATCAGAAGCGGTTGAAGGTTTAGTAAAACTTCAACCGAAAACGGCGTTGCGTGAACAAGACGGAAATTTTGTGCAAGTCGCGATTGAAGAGTTACAGCCGGGCGATATCGTTTTAGTAAAAAATGGTGAAGGCATTCCCGTTGACGGTGTTGTGGTAGATGGAGCGTCGAGCGTCGATGAATCAATGCTAACTGGCGAAAGTATGCCGGTCGCGAAATCTAAAGACGATCACGTGTATGCGGCAACGATCAATCAAGATGGATTGTTAAAGGTGCAAGTGACGGGGGTGGGCGCGAAAACTCAGTTAGCGCAAATCATAAAAATAGTCACGGCTGCGCAAGGCTCTAAAGCGCCAATTCAAAGATTGGCCGATAAGGTTTCGGGAATTTTCGTCCCTGTTGTTGTAGGTATTGCTGTCTTAACTTTTATCGCGACGTGGTTGATTCTTGGTGATTTGCAGGTGGCCTTCGTTTCAGCGGTGTCCGTTTTAGTGATCGCTTGTCCGTGTGCTTTAGGATTGGCAACGCCAACTGCTGTTGTGGTTGGAATCGGAAAGGCAGCACAAGCCGGAATTTTATTCCGTGACGCCAAAGCGTTAGAGTTGGCTGAAAAAATCGATGTCCTGGTCTTAGATAAAACGGGCACTATCACTGAAGGTAAACCGGTTGTCACACGCATCCATCTTGTGTCTGGTGCGCGAGAACTTGATGTCCTGCAAATTGCCGCCAGTCTTGAAAACGGTTCTTCGCATCCATTAGCACATGCGATTTTGGATCGCGCGAAAAAAAATGAACTGTCTCTGTTGCCCATTCAGAATTTCACTGCAAGCCAAGGTCATGGTATTGAAGGTGTCGTGAGTGGAAAGAAATATCGTTTGGGACAAGCTGCATGGAGTGCTGATGGCGCATTTTTGGATCAAGCTGTGATGGGTGATTTAGAAGCGTCGGGCAATACCATCATGGTCTTATCGAGTGAAGAGCGCATTCTGGCTTATATCGGTGTCGCTGATAAAATTCGTCAAAGCTCGAAAGCAGCGATTCATGCGTTACAATCGCGCGGCGTGAAAGTTATCATGTTAACAGGCGATAACGAAGGCACAGCTCGAGAAATCGCAAAACAGGCAGGTCTTACTGATTTTAAAGCGGGTGTGAAGCCTTCGGATAAAGCAAATGTTATCGTAGGACTTAAACGCAAAAAACAGATCGTCGCGATGGTGGGTGATGGTGTGAATGATGCGCCGGCATTAGCGATGGCGGACGTGAGTTTTTCAATGTCATCAGGTACGGATGTTGCCATCGAAACTGCCGATGTGACTTTGATGAAGAATGATTTGCAATCTGTCGTTCACGCCTTGCACTTATCGGAAGTGACGTTAAAGAAAATTCGTCAGAATTTATTCTTTGCCTTTATCTATAACGTCTTGGGTATTCCGTTGGCAGCGTTCGGTCTTTTGAACCCGGTTATCGCCGGTGCGGCTATGGCTATGAGTTCCGTGTCAGTTGTTTCGAATTCATTATTATTGAAGCGCTACAAACTTAAAGAGTAG
- a CDS encoding DUF366 family protein: MESLFIDKKFAYDGSQLRSLFAYLDHGILGPSIISWQGACDIPFTHMVDGEDLLAQAVIESDEMLHFIIEIFDRDLFSGVAIQRLFASIVRDYLQTKAAGALNGQQLVRNGDDIYWQDRKLSISIATRSPVSVMVHFAMNVTNEGTPVKTTSLGDLKLNPKTVAEDLMHLFKIEYGEIVQATQKVRPVP; the protein is encoded by the coding sequence GTGGAATCATTATTCATTGATAAAAAATTTGCTTACGACGGCAGTCAATTGCGTTCGTTGTTTGCGTATCTTGATCACGGCATCTTAGGTCCATCGATTATTTCTTGGCAGGGTGCTTGTGATATTCCGTTTACTCACATGGTGGATGGTGAGGACCTTTTAGCACAAGCGGTGATCGAAAGTGATGAAATGCTTCATTTTATCATCGAGATCTTTGATCGCGATCTGTTTTCAGGTGTGGCGATTCAAAGATTGTTTGCCTCTATTGTGCGCGATTATTTGCAAACAAAAGCAGCGGGCGCTTTAAATGGCCAACAGCTTGTACGTAACGGCGACGATATTTATTGGCAAGACCGCAAGCTTTCAATCAGCATTGCGACTCGCTCGCCAGTGTCAGTGATGGTGCACTTTGCGATGAACGTAACGAACGAAGGCACGCCAGTTAAAACGACAAGTTTAGGGGATTTGAAGCTCAATCCAAAGACCGTTGCTGAGGATCTTATGCATCTATTTAAAATTGAGTATGGTGAGATCGTACAAGCGACACAAAAAGTTCGCCCGGTGCCTTAG
- the queC gene encoding 7-cyano-7-deazaguanine synthase QueC, producing MRSSKKVVALLSSGLDSTVNVFEAIKHGHEVVLALTFNYGQRAAAKEIEQSAKICKHLNIPHKVMDVTWFKDFNKSSLIVEDQEVPTGSAVEIDNLQKSADTAKSVWVPNRNGIFINIAAAYAEALGADAVIPGFNAEEAATFPDNSREFLEAATKSLWYSTANHVTVGCYTAHLDKPAIVRLGQGLKVPWDLIWPCYFTGDQWCGQCESCQRAKRAFASAGVDVAHLFKGA from the coding sequence ATGAGATCATCTAAAAAAGTAGTTGCCCTTCTTTCCTCGGGTCTTGACTCGACGGTGAACGTATTTGAAGCCATCAAGCATGGCCATGAAGTCGTTTTGGCGTTGACGTTTAATTACGGTCAAAGAGCTGCGGCAAAAGAAATCGAACAATCTGCGAAAATTTGTAAACACCTAAACATCCCACACAAAGTGATGGATGTGACATGGTTTAAAGATTTCAATAAGTCGTCTTTGATCGTTGAAGATCAAGAAGTGCCAACAGGCAGTGCTGTTGAAATTGATAACTTGCAAAAATCAGCCGACACAGCAAAGTCGGTGTGGGTGCCCAACCGTAATGGGATCTTTATTAACATCGCGGCTGCTTATGCAGAAGCGTTGGGTGCTGATGCCGTTATTCCCGGGTTCAATGCGGAAGAGGCTGCGACATTCCCAGATAATTCCCGTGAATTCTTGGAAGCTGCAACGAAATCGTTGTGGTATTCAACGGCGAATCACGTGACGGTGGGTTGTTACACCGCTCATTTGGATAAACCAGCTATCGTGCGTTTAGGGCAAGGTTTGAAAGTACCATGGGATTTGATCTGGCCATGTTATTTTACGGGCGATCAATGGTGTGGGCAGTGTGAATCCTGCCAACGTGCGAAGCGTGCCTTTGCTTCTGCGGGTGTCGATGTAGCCCATCTTTTTAAAGGAGCCTAA
- the recJ gene encoding single-stranded-DNA-specific exonuclease RecJ — translation MATPPPVEGQQWPTLISKLLAARGFTEAQQVDKLLFPKLADLKDPLALKGMSQALERLGQAYLNGEKICIYADFDLDGTSGLALLKTGMLALGFPHVLHYQPKRLSEGYGFHAHAVEELKAQGVSLIITVDVGITAHAAVDRAQELGVDVILTDHHLPTETIPNAFVVVNPNQGTCESGLGYLCGAGVAFYLLRGLKRYFQDNPQLPKNNWDLKEVLDYFTIGTLTDMVPLVDDNRVLVKHGLVKLAETKRAGLRALLEELDLTGRPLTSQDVAIRFAPKLNALSRMESGILPIDIFLLEDPANARDMVRQVMKNNSTRVQLQSDAETEAQELLKEWPHKDFVFVASKNFHRGVVGLIATKLTQVYNKPAFVGSLGDDGMIVGSARLPQGQEACLVEAMGSAAELMSRFGGHSAAAGFEIAETKVPSLVERLSSHFSDLREKPKPLEIYYDIEAKLPEVSSGLMKWYDFVGPFGAGFSIPLIHFSRVEVLSKRELKGGHLRLKLADPETHTSMEALLFTPTPRQVETLQSVPGFYDILGELQWNYFAGQKSIQILIRDLKAAT, via the coding sequence GTGGCAACGCCTCCACCAGTGGAAGGTCAGCAGTGGCCGACACTGATTAGCAAGCTTCTCGCAGCTCGCGGATTCACTGAGGCTCAACAAGTTGACAAGCTTTTGTTTCCTAAGCTCGCTGATTTGAAAGATCCTCTTGCTTTAAAGGGGATGTCTCAAGCTCTTGAGCGTCTAGGCCAGGCCTATTTAAATGGCGAAAAAATCTGCATCTATGCTGACTTCGACCTGGATGGAACTTCAGGTCTAGCTCTTTTAAAAACGGGCATGTTGGCTTTAGGTTTCCCACACGTTCTACATTATCAACCGAAGCGTCTGTCTGAAGGTTACGGCTTTCACGCACACGCAGTGGAAGAGTTGAAAGCCCAAGGTGTAAGTTTGATCATCACCGTTGACGTGGGTATTACTGCTCACGCGGCAGTTGATCGCGCCCAGGAGTTGGGTGTTGATGTGATTTTAACGGATCACCATTTGCCTACAGAAACTATTCCCAATGCCTTTGTCGTTGTGAACCCGAATCAGGGAACTTGCGAAAGTGGTTTAGGTTATTTGTGCGGGGCGGGCGTTGCGTTTTACTTGCTCCGTGGCTTGAAAAGATACTTTCAAGACAACCCACAACTGCCTAAAAACAATTGGGATTTGAAAGAAGTGCTCGACTACTTCACGATCGGCACTTTGACCGATATGGTACCGCTAGTTGACGACAATCGTGTGTTAGTGAAACACGGATTGGTGAAGCTTGCTGAAACTAAAAGAGCAGGACTTCGAGCTTTACTTGAAGAGTTGGATTTAACCGGTCGTCCTTTAACAAGCCAAGATGTTGCGATTCGTTTTGCGCCAAAGTTGAATGCTTTGTCGCGTATGGAATCAGGTATCTTGCCAATTGATATTTTCCTTTTAGAAGATCCTGCAAATGCGCGAGATATGGTTCGTCAGGTCATGAAGAACAATTCCACTCGTGTGCAATTGCAAAGTGATGCGGAAACAGAAGCTCAAGAACTACTTAAAGAGTGGCCTCATAAAGACTTTGTTTTCGTTGCTTCTAAAAATTTCCATCGCGGTGTTGTAGGTTTGATCGCAACGAAGTTGACTCAAGTTTACAACAAACCGGCGTTCGTGGGCTCATTGGGTGATGACGGCATGATCGTCGGCAGTGCCCGACTTCCGCAAGGACAGGAAGCCTGTCTTGTTGAAGCGATGGGTTCAGCGGCAGAATTGATGAGCCGTTTTGGTGGTCACTCGGCGGCGGCGGGTTTTGAAATTGCGGAAACGAAAGTGCCAAGTCTAGTTGAAAGACTGTCTTCGCATTTTTCTGATTTGCGCGAAAAACCAAAGCCTTTGGAAATTTACTACGACATCGAAGCAAAACTGCCAGAAGTCAGTTCGGGCTTGATGAAGTGGTACGATTTCGTGGGGCCTTTTGGTGCGGGATTCTCGATCCCGTTGATTCATTTTTCTAGAGTCGAAGTTTTATCGAAACGCGAACTGAAAGGCGGGCATCTTCGTTTGAAGTTGGCTGATCCTGAAACGCACACTTCGATGGAAGCTTTGCTCTTTACTCCGACACCTCGACAAGTGGAGACTCTGCAGTCAGTTCCTGGATTCTATGATATCTTGGGCGAGCTTCAGTGGAATTACTTCGCTGGTCAGAAATCTATCCAAATTCTTATTCGTGATCTAAAGGCTGCGACATGA